From Epinephelus lanceolatus isolate andai-2023 chromosome 2, ASM4190304v1, whole genome shotgun sequence, one genomic window encodes:
- the LOC117258902 gene encoding membrane progestin receptor beta-like, with product MPRVSFAPPSLCFTFLPLLDRLLPSLPPTVRDVDVPPLFRERFILSGYRPVGLSWRCYVLSLFQIHNETLNVWSHLVAAVCVALRFMMFTILQGGGILGFRLQGPEGQGFSVDVSSLPLVLYVFSAITYLSCSAAAHLLQSHSEHAHYSLFFLDYVGVAVYQYGCALALCLYSSDTAWTQSMVGQVFLPAAALLAWISCTTCCYAKLRFRRPYPLHRKLCQVLPMGVAYLLDISPIAHRLATQSWTSNSALTLHFMQVALFLLSAFFFSCPIPERFSSGRYDIVGHSHQLFHILLSFCTLAQQEALFHDFLWRRPALVREFGQEHLLLACTSFPCLTLCCMMTALTMRRRAQAQLTKEQR from the exons ATGCCTCGGGTGTCGTTCGCCCCTCCCTCACTGTGCTTCACCTTCCTCCCTCTGCTGGACcgcctcctcccctctcttcccCCCACTGTCCGAGATGTGGACGTGCCCCCTCTGTTTCGGGAGCGCTTCATCCTGTCTGGTTACCGTCCTGTGGGCCTGTCGTGGCGTTGTTATGTCCTCAGCCTCTTCCAGATACACAACGAGACTCTGAATGTGTGGAGCCACCTGGTGGCTGCTGTCTGCGTGGCACTGAGGTTCATGATGTTCACCATCCTGCAAGGAGGG GGGATCCTGGGTTTTCGGTTGCAGGGTCCTGAAGGTCAGGGGTTTTCTGTGGATGTTTCCTCGCTGCCTTTGGTCCTCTATGTTTTTTCTGCCATCACGTACCTGAGCTGCAG TGCTGCGGCTCACCTGTTGCAGTCCCACTCAGAGCACGCTCATTATTCCCTGTTTTTCCTGGACTACGTGGGCGTTGCGGTCTACCAGTACGGCTGCGCTCTGGCTCTGTGCCTGTACAGTTCCGACACTGCCTGGACACAAAGCATGGTGGGACAG GTCTTCCTCCCAGCCGCTGCCCTCCTTGCCTGGATATCCTGCACCACCTGCTGTTATGCGAAGCTTCGTTTCCGGCGGCCGTACCCGCTCCACAGGAAGCTCTGCCAGGTGCTGCCTATGGGCGTGGCCTACCTGCTGGACATCAGCCCCATCGCACATCGCCTCGCCACCCAGAGTTGGACAAGCAACTCTGCACTGACACTGCACTTCATGCAG gtggcgctgtTTCTGCTGTcagctttctttttctcttgccCCATTCCCGAGCGTTTCTCCTCAGGACGCTATGACATTGTTGGTCACAGCCACCAGCTCTTCCACATTCTGCTGTCGTTCTGCACACTGGCCCAGCAGGAGGCGCTGTTCCACGACTTTCTTTGGCGACGCCCGGCACTGGTCAGGGAGTTTGGACAGGAGCACCTCCTGCTGGCCTGCACCTCATTCCCCTGCCTGACACTCTGCTGCATGATGACAGCACTCACCATGAGGAGGCGAGCTCAAGCTCAGCTTACGAAAGAGCAaagatag
- the il17a/f2 gene encoding interleukin 17a/f2 — MHKLDRTKGENMKLRHSACTLLACCSVLLVVVCCSPRDTVTPLPPPGCTLKLAFSTEVSSSSEGNGNIHRRSLAPWIWKSSTVKHRIPSTIWEAECSSSFCSSPNPGQTDRHNLNSVPIYQNILVLNPQDGGRCYTASYRSVAVGCTCVWAKTN; from the exons atgcacaaactggacagGACCAAGGGAGAAAACATGAAGCTGAGACACAGTGCCTGCACACTGCTG GCATGTTGCAGTGTATTGTTGGTAGTTGTCTGCTGCTCCCCCAGAGACACAGtgactcctcttcctcctcctggttGTACCCTTAAGTTGGCGttctccacagaggtctcctcctcatCTGAGGGAAACGGGAACATCCACCGCAGATCTTTGGCTCCATGGATCTGGAA GTCGTCCACAGTGAAGCACCGGATCCCCTCCACTATCTGGGAGGCTGAGTGCAGCAGTAGCTTCTGTTCCAGTCCCAACCcaggacagacggacagacacaACCTGAACTCAGTCCCCATCTACCAGAACATCCTGGTCCTGAACCCACAGGACGGTGGACGGTGTTACACAGCGTCCTACCGCTCTGTGGCTGTCGGCTGTACCTGTGTCTGGGCCAAAACCAACTAA